Proteins from a single region of Aerococcus viridans:
- a CDS encoding DUF1599 domain-containing protein: MDKQREFNNIITEMSELYSAKNHDYGDAFGQTFAELGIISAITRISDKTNRLKSLATKDQRVDDERIEDTLMDLANYAVMTLIELQDNDDKKPIETVIAYADGGPVFKTELPVKPIAGVYKGKVYKGRLNLLKDLKHDGFEWFARDYDGELYVYEGAP; encoded by the coding sequence ATGGACAAACAACGAGAATTCAATAATATCATAACTGAAATGTCTGAATTATATAGCGCTAAAAACCACGACTATGGTGACGCATTCGGTCAAACCTTTGCTGAACTAGGTATTATCTCAGCAATTACACGTATCTCTGACAAAACCAATCGTTTGAAATCACTCGCAACTAAAGACCAGCGTGTTGATGATGAACGTATTGAAGATACGCTAATGGACTTAGCCAATTATGCTGTAATGACATTGATTGAGTTGCAAGATAATGATGATAAGAAACCAATTGAAACTGTAATAGCGTATGCAGACGGTGGACCAGTGTTTAAGACTGAACTACCTGTGAAGCCAATTGCTGGTGTATATAAAGGCAAAGTGTACAAAGGTCGGTTGAACTTGTTGAAAGACTTGAAACATGATGGGTTCGAGTGGTTTGCAAGAGATTATGACGGTGAATTGTACGTTTATGAGGGTGCTCCATAA
- a CDS encoding helix-turn-helix domain-containing protein, with product MGYTVFDTFDLLQFNYGVTGAEISKQADIPYQWIATSKETNKLSNNLQKAIGKVYGYDWNSLENLRLYQKRLNTVGLVDGNRIKKLRAQREITRKQAAIDLKTSDDRISRIERNEVVLSSWVEYLRFKDYYQDDLLLRDETTEAKKRKRAKEVITFRNIATRGSKVSWQMIKKVRA from the coding sequence ATGGGATATACGGTATTCGATACATTCGATTTACTACAATTTAACTATGGTGTTACGGGAGCAGAAATTTCTAAACAAGCAGACATACCATATCAATGGATTGCAACTTCCAAAGAAACAAATAAATTATCCAATAACTTACAAAAAGCGATTGGGAAAGTATATGGATATGATTGGAACAGTTTAGAAAATTTACGATTATACCAAAAGCGACTAAATACAGTAGGGTTGGTTGATGGTAATCGGATTAAGAAATTACGTGCTCAACGAGAAATTACACGTAAACAAGCAGCTATTGATTTGAAAACAAGCGATGATCGTATCAGCCGCATTGAACGGAATGAAGTCGTCCTATCCAGTTGGGTTGAATATTTAAGATTTAAAGATTATTACCAAGATGACTTACTGTTACGTGATGAAACAACTGAAGCTAAAAAGCGTAAACGAGCTAAAGAAGTAATCACTTTTAGAAACATCGCAACACGCGGTTCAAAAGTATCTTGGCAGATGATTAAGAAAGTAAGAGCTTAG